The following proteins are encoded in a genomic region of Methylovorus glucosotrophus:
- a CDS encoding catalase — protein sequence MSKDILTTSAGAPVPDDNNSISVGARGPLTFDNHYLFEKLAHFNRERIPERVVHARGTGAYGTFTLSKSLKDYTIASFLQDVGQKTEVFLRFSTVGGGQDSSDYARDPRGFAVKFYTPQGNLDIVGNNTPVFFLNDPIKFPDFIHSQKKDPRTNLPNPANAFEFWANHPQSLHQMTILMSDRGIPASYRHVHGFSSHTLSFWNKDGQRYWIKWHFKTNQGIKTLTNEEAAKMPAFGAQKDLVDAIDRGDFPSWTVKLQIMSEAEAKGYHINPFDLTKVWPHKDFPLIEIGQLELNRNVRNYFAETEQAAFAPSNLVPGVGASPDKMLQARLLAYQDAHRYRVGVNANQLPVNAPRCPVNHYQRDGAMAGMGCPAHGHENAFLGSPNFYPNDRAAEGAPVPAAEFAPPPMPVLEQAWIGYHDQSQEDYYTQAGELFRLMNDDQQQQLFNNIAGGLSQANADIQARVLAQFEKADPAYAAGVKKAIAAIS from the coding sequence ATGAGCAAAGACATCTTGACCACCTCGGCCGGGGCTCCGGTACCCGATGACAACAACAGCATCAGTGTCGGTGCACGTGGCCCACTGACCTTTGACAATCACTACCTTTTCGAAAAGCTGGCACACTTCAACCGTGAGCGCATCCCCGAGCGCGTAGTGCATGCCCGCGGCACCGGTGCTTACGGTACTTTCACCTTGAGCAAGAGCCTCAAGGATTACACCATCGCCAGCTTCTTGCAGGATGTGGGGCAAAAGACCGAAGTATTCTTGCGCTTCTCTACCGTAGGTGGCGGCCAGGATTCCAGTGACTATGCGCGTGATCCCCGCGGCTTTGCCGTGAAGTTCTACACACCGCAAGGCAACCTGGATATTGTGGGCAACAATACGCCCGTGTTCTTTTTGAATGACCCGATCAAGTTTCCGGACTTCATCCACAGCCAGAAAAAAGACCCGCGCACCAATTTGCCCAACCCGGCCAATGCCTTTGAATTCTGGGCCAATCACCCGCAATCCTTGCATCAGATGACCATCCTGATGTCGGACCGTGGCATCCCGGCTTCGTATCGCCACGTGCACGGCTTCAGCTCGCACACGCTGAGCTTCTGGAACAAGGATGGTCAGCGCTACTGGATCAAATGGCACTTCAAGACCAATCAGGGCATCAAAACCCTGACCAATGAAGAAGCCGCCAAGATGCCAGCGTTTGGTGCCCAGAAGGATCTGGTGGATGCGATTGATCGCGGTGATTTCCCCAGCTGGACGGTGAAGTTGCAAATCATGTCGGAAGCCGAAGCAAAGGGTTATCACATCAACCCGTTCGACTTGACCAAGGTCTGGCCGCACAAGGATTTCCCCTTGATCGAGATTGGTCAGCTGGAGTTGAACCGCAATGTGCGCAACTACTTTGCCGAAACCGAGCAAGCTGCCTTCGCACCCAGCAATCTGGTGCCTGGTGTAGGTGCCTCGCCGGACAAAATGTTGCAGGCCCGCTTGCTGGCTTATCAGGATGCGCATCGCTACCGCGTGGGTGTTAACGCCAACCAGTTGCCCGTCAATGCTCCGCGTTGCCCGGTTAACCACTACCAGCGCGATGGCGCCATGGCAGGCATGGGTTGCCCGGCACATGGTCATGAAAATGCCTTCCTCGGCTCGCCGAATTTCTACCCGAATGATCGGGCAGCCGAAGGTGCGCCAGTACCCGCAGCGGAATTTGCACCACCGCCGATGCCGGTATTGGAGCAAGCATGGATTGGCTACCACGACCAGAGCCAGGAAGACTATTACACGCAGGCCGGTGAACTCTTCCGCTTGATGAACGACGATCAGCAGCAACAGTTGTTCAACAACATTGCCGGTGGTTTGTCGCAAGCCAATGCAGATATTCAGGCGCGTGTACTTGCGCAGTTTGAAAAAGCCGACCCGGCTTATGCGGCTGGCGTGAAAAAGGCGATTGCCGCTATTTCGTAA
- the cydX gene encoding cytochrome bd-I oxidase subunit CydX — MWYFTWILGVGLALAFGIINVMWLESELPFEEQDTE, encoded by the coding sequence ATGTGGTATTTCACCTGGATACTGGGCGTCGGACTGGCGCTGGCATTTGGCATCATCAATGTCATGTGGCTCGAATCGGAGCTACCATTTGAAGAGCAGGACACTGAATAG
- the cydB gene encoding cytochrome d ubiquinol oxidase subunit II, with product MSEIIDYQTLKLVWWLFVGVLLIGFAIMDGFDMGVTTLLPFLGKTDDERRVIINSVGPVWEGNQTWLITAGGAIFAAWPLVYAAAFSGLYVALLLVLFALFFRPVGFDYRSKMESPAWRNGWDWALFVGGFVPSLVFGVAFGNLLLGLPFHYDDTLRSFYTGSFWALLNPFALLCGLVSLTMLLMHGAIYLQLRTEGVVQKRAARAARISGITCAILFALAGLWLAAGIEGYRLLQIPDVNSAINPLHKTVEKVAGAWLSNYSTYPWMTLAPTVGFAGIALALLSAAKKWERCAFVFSSLALAGIILTAGFSMFPFIMPSSTDPVSSLTLWDAVSSKKTLGIMFVVTLIFLPLILIYTSWVFRVLRGKITVQHIRDNSHTAY from the coding sequence ATGAGCGAAATCATCGACTATCAAACCCTCAAGCTGGTCTGGTGGCTGTTTGTGGGCGTATTGCTGATTGGCTTTGCCATCATGGATGGCTTTGACATGGGCGTGACCACCTTGCTGCCCTTTCTGGGCAAAACCGACGACGAGCGTCGTGTCATCATCAACTCGGTGGGCCCGGTATGGGAAGGTAACCAGACCTGGCTGATCACCGCAGGTGGCGCCATTTTTGCGGCGTGGCCGCTGGTGTATGCCGCAGCCTTCTCCGGTCTGTATGTGGCTTTGCTGCTGGTATTGTTTGCCCTGTTTTTCCGCCCGGTAGGCTTTGATTACCGCAGCAAGATGGAAAGCCCCGCATGGCGCAATGGCTGGGATTGGGCCTTGTTCGTCGGCGGCTTTGTGCCATCGCTGGTGTTTGGCGTGGCTTTTGGCAATCTGCTGCTGGGCCTGCCGTTTCATTACGACGACACGCTGCGTTCGTTTTACACCGGCAGCTTCTGGGCATTGCTTAATCCGTTTGCCCTGCTCTGCGGGCTGGTCAGCCTGACCATGCTGCTGATGCACGGTGCGATATACCTGCAACTGCGTACCGAAGGTGTAGTGCAAAAACGCGCAGCGCGCGCAGCCCGTATCAGCGGCATCACATGCGCGATTCTGTTTGCGCTGGCTGGCCTGTGGCTGGCGGCCGGGATTGAGGGTTACAGACTGCTGCAGATTCCAGACGTAAATAGCGCCATCAACCCACTGCACAAAACGGTAGAAAAAGTGGCCGGGGCCTGGCTCAGCAATTACAGCACCTATCCCTGGATGACGCTGGCACCCACCGTCGGCTTCGCTGGCATTGCGCTGGCCCTGCTGAGTGCGGCCAAAAAATGGGAGCGCTGCGCTTTTGTCTTCAGCAGCCTGGCGCTGGCGGGGATTATCCTCACGGCCGGTTTCTCCATGTTTCCGTTCATCATGCCCTCCAGCACCGATCCGGTAAGCAGCCTGACCTTGTGGGATGCAGTCTCCAGCAAGAAGACACTGGGCATCATGTTTGTGGTGACCCTGATCTTCCTGCCGCTGATCCTGATCTATACCTCCTGGGTATTCCGCGTGCTGCGCGGCAAGATCACGGTACAGCATATCCGCGACAACTCGCATACTGCCTATTAA